One genomic region from Arthrobacter sp. YN encodes:
- a CDS encoding PqqD family peptide modification chaperone, translating to MQTDDILVNALGGLVRIRFDFSGQQVDETRLGKLRGPWSDAMPEKDATPVVGDIVAELLWAFPDDAGLPGSVAELSTHTTLAAIEAQRGRLLMLHAAGIAHPSGQVLAFIGPSGRGKTTLARNLGAKYGYVTDETVGIEADGTVHPYRKPLSVIRPGEDYKAQLAPSVLGLGELPAASLALAGLVLVSRRDGFSSAPRIDTLGLCEALVEIVPEISYLADMDKPLQTIASHVDRCGAIRRVTYSEAFEVLPLIPELLAWEQPEAWEAVLPTEETAGVMSPLAPESYLPAPVLDAVEADGLTAVLDGNRMVHVLDGVGPLVWRSLCEGRDFASLVKQVERQFGAPPEQQLEEAVVGVLSTLADAGLLVRVPAP from the coding sequence ATGCAGACTGATGACATCCTGGTCAATGCGCTGGGCGGTTTAGTCAGGATTCGATTCGATTTTTCGGGACAACAGGTTGATGAAACGCGCTTGGGGAAACTCCGCGGGCCTTGGTCCGATGCAATGCCTGAAAAAGACGCGACCCCGGTTGTTGGGGATATCGTCGCCGAGCTCCTCTGGGCTTTCCCGGACGACGCCGGACTCCCAGGTTCCGTCGCGGAGCTGTCCACCCACACAACATTGGCAGCCATCGAGGCGCAACGGGGCCGCCTGCTGATGCTGCATGCCGCCGGAATCGCCCACCCCTCCGGACAGGTACTGGCGTTCATTGGTCCGTCCGGGAGGGGCAAGACCACGTTGGCGCGGAACCTTGGTGCTAAGTACGGCTACGTCACCGATGAGACTGTTGGCATCGAGGCCGACGGTACTGTGCATCCCTACCGAAAACCACTGTCCGTCATCCGGCCCGGCGAGGACTACAAGGCGCAACTGGCTCCTTCTGTCCTGGGTCTTGGTGAGTTGCCTGCTGCGTCTCTTGCCCTCGCCGGGCTGGTGCTGGTTTCCCGGCGCGATGGTTTTTCCAGTGCGCCCCGGATTGACACGTTGGGGTTATGCGAAGCCTTGGTCGAGATCGTCCCGGAGATCAGCTATCTGGCCGACATGGACAAACCGCTCCAAACCATTGCATCGCACGTAGACCGCTGCGGCGCGATTCGGCGGGTCACCTACAGCGAGGCCTTTGAGGTCCTGCCCCTAATCCCTGAGCTGTTGGCATGGGAACAACCTGAGGCGTGGGAGGCCGTCCTGCCCACAGAGGAAACTGCCGGCGTGATGAGTCCCCTGGCGCCGGAGTCATATCTGCCTGCCCCAGTGCTGGATGCAGTGGAGGCCGATGGTCTGACCGCCGTCCTGGACGGCAACCGAATGGTCCACGTCCTTGATGGAGTGGGCCCGCTGGTCTGGAGGTCTCTCTGCGAGGGCCGGGATTTTGCTTCGCTTGTGAAGCAGGTGGAGCGCCAGTTTGGTGCTCCACCTGAACAGCAGCTCGAAGAAGCAGTGGTGGGGGTTCTTTCAACCCTTGCGGATGCCGGTTTGCTCGTACGTGTCCCGGCCCCATAA
- a CDS encoding AraC family transcriptional regulator — protein sequence MQDTDFLQMGAVYFAQDQHGLQRHAECVFGELTISSLSGDFTAPDATGHDDTVDIYFVASGVIRDPHSGTHLPGGESVVVVPGGRGLPSPFLGDADAKRIRIQRSAAETFVPHALDSVTVTPVRSRLDAAAEAFIGAILNQPARHGSAIELYATEQILLELTGSLLLDHCGVSWDSTSLTSVLRDQAMAVIAQRCADRELNPEAVAKAVQSSLRRVQAAFAEVGNSIAAEIRRQRGRLARTLLTDARYDVLSIQQIAEQTGFGTTAALRRALDELYGCGPRDLRERRGVDASQS from the coding sequence ATGCAGGATACTGACTTTCTCCAAATGGGAGCGGTGTACTTCGCACAGGATCAACACGGTCTTCAGAGGCACGCCGAATGCGTTTTTGGTGAGCTGACCATTAGTTCACTTTCGGGGGATTTCACTGCCCCCGATGCCACGGGACATGACGACACCGTGGACATTTATTTCGTCGCGTCCGGCGTTATCCGGGATCCCCACTCAGGGACGCACCTCCCGGGCGGTGAATCGGTTGTTGTTGTCCCTGGCGGCAGGGGCCTGCCGTCGCCATTCCTCGGGGACGCGGACGCGAAACGGATCCGGATCCAGAGAAGCGCGGCGGAGACTTTCGTCCCCCATGCACTGGACAGCGTGACCGTCACTCCCGTCCGCTCCCGGCTCGATGCTGCTGCTGAGGCCTTCATCGGGGCCATCCTGAATCAGCCCGCCCGGCACGGTTCTGCCATTGAGCTGTACGCCACCGAGCAGATCCTGCTTGAACTGACAGGCAGCCTCCTGCTGGATCACTGTGGAGTTTCCTGGGATTCCACGTCCTTAACGTCGGTGCTCCGGGACCAGGCCATGGCAGTGATTGCCCAGCGATGCGCTGACCGGGAGCTGAATCCCGAAGCCGTGGCCAAGGCTGTCCAGTCGTCCTTGCGGCGGGTGCAGGCCGCGTTCGCGGAGGTGGGAAATTCCATTGCCGCGGAGATTCGCAGGCAGCGCGGCAGGCTGGCACGAACACTGCTCACGGATGCCCGCTATGACGTCCTCAGCATTCAACAAATCGCCGAGCAGACCGGATTCGGGACAACGGCCGCCCTGCGCAGGGCATTGGATGAGCTGTATGGCTGCGGGCCGCGGGATCTCAGGGAACGCCGGGGAGTCGACGCTTCCCAGTCATGA
- a CDS encoding polysaccharide biosynthesis tyrosine autokinase, whose amino-acid sequence MELTDYWKVLRAHWISVIAITVLGGIVAFGWTLTQTKVFSADASGIISVGVNKDLGTAMAGESYSKSRAKSYLDVAKSRSVAETVIQDLKLQGTSPEQLISRISAQNPQDTATLKFSAQASSPEDARDLAEAWVRAVGEQVAELEKGSNSSETSIVSFRSLDAAQLPTTPTSPNTRLALMIGVVAGLLLAIGYALLRNIFDRRVRSAVQLEAETRVAVIGTIPFHNNFDGVNRLVLSRGGNDLENKNHQDYAVAEAIRELRTNLQFMDVDEPPRIIVVTSALPGEGKTTVVANLAQTIAASGQRVVVVDGDLRRPTVAKTFGLLTNVGLTDVLIGRATLNDVLQPWGESGDLFVLGAGSVPPNPSELLGSNVMRTLLEDIAKHAIVLVDAPPLLPVTDAAILTARTDGALVVSRAGKTTYDQLKRALQNLERVKGRPLGLIINGVSRKSSKGEDYGYQYYTYYNRKDTGEEAAKANHVPAAESTPVAATEQVQMTDQRRGRRRESTNAL is encoded by the coding sequence ATGGAGCTCACGGACTATTGGAAGGTCCTGCGGGCACACTGGATTTCAGTGATTGCCATTACCGTGTTGGGTGGAATAGTCGCATTCGGCTGGACTTTGACCCAGACCAAGGTCTTCAGCGCCGATGCCAGCGGCATCATTTCGGTAGGCGTCAATAAAGATCTCGGTACGGCCATGGCCGGCGAGAGCTACTCCAAGTCCCGCGCAAAGTCCTACCTGGACGTCGCGAAATCCCGGTCCGTGGCAGAAACCGTCATCCAGGACCTCAAGCTCCAAGGGACCTCTCCTGAACAACTGATCAGCCGTATCTCGGCTCAGAACCCGCAGGACACCGCCACCCTCAAATTCTCCGCACAGGCCAGCAGCCCGGAGGATGCCCGCGACCTGGCCGAGGCCTGGGTCCGGGCCGTCGGGGAGCAGGTTGCCGAGCTTGAAAAGGGCAGCAACAGCAGTGAGACGTCCATCGTCAGTTTTCGCTCGCTGGACGCCGCACAACTCCCCACCACTCCCACATCCCCCAACACCAGGCTCGCGCTGATGATTGGCGTCGTCGCCGGCCTGCTGCTGGCGATCGGATATGCGCTGCTGAGGAACATCTTCGACCGTCGCGTCCGTTCGGCAGTCCAGCTCGAAGCCGAGACGCGCGTCGCCGTCATCGGAACCATTCCGTTCCACAACAATTTCGACGGCGTCAACCGCCTCGTGTTGTCCCGCGGCGGCAACGATCTTGAGAACAAGAACCACCAGGACTACGCCGTCGCCGAGGCCATCCGTGAACTGCGGACCAACCTCCAGTTCATGGACGTGGACGAGCCTCCCCGCATCATCGTTGTCACCTCTGCCCTCCCGGGTGAAGGAAAGACCACCGTGGTGGCCAACCTTGCCCAAACCATCGCCGCCTCCGGGCAGCGCGTTGTTGTGGTGGACGGTGACCTCCGCCGCCCCACCGTGGCCAAGACGTTCGGGCTGCTGACCAACGTAGGCCTCACAGATGTCCTGATCGGCAGGGCCACCCTCAACGATGTCCTGCAGCCCTGGGGCGAAAGCGGCGACCTCTTTGTGCTCGGCGCCGGCTCTGTACCTCCGAATCCCAGCGAACTCCTGGGGTCCAACGTCATGCGGACCTTGCTTGAGGACATTGCCAAGCACGCGATCGTCCTGGTGGACGCCCCACCGCTGTTGCCCGTCACCGACGCAGCGATCCTCACCGCCCGCACGGATGGAGCCCTGGTAGTCAGCCGCGCAGGCAAGACCACCTACGACCAACTGAAGCGTGCCCTGCAGAACCTGGAGCGCGTCAAGGGCAGGCCCCTGGGTCTCATCATCAACGGCGTTTCCCGCAAATCCTCCAAGGGCGAGGACTACGGCTACCAGTACTACACGTACTACAACCGCAAGGACACCGGCGAGGAAGCGGCCAAAGCCAACCACGTTCCCGCCGCAGAATCGACTCCCGTGGCCGCGACAGAGCAGGTCCAGATGACCGACCAGCGCCGTGGCCGCCGCCGCGAAAGTACCAACGCCCTGTGA
- a CDS encoding arsenate reductase/protein-tyrosine-phosphatase family protein, producing the protein MSLTNQGAQPPSAILTVCTGNICRSPLAEQLIRAQLHDNGLSTFQVVSAGLHAAAGAPMEPLPAALSREYGGNPNGSVGRQISAEVVEAAGLVLTMTRKQRDELVKKYPGAAQRAFTMAEFARAAAMVPSGEGTAAPAAASWASVTGAVTNTPLAGLVSRTAAVRSTAELRDEDDIPDPINASEAVHRDVAQRIAGHCKDVADILRKHL; encoded by the coding sequence GTGAGCCTGACCAACCAAGGTGCCCAGCCGCCGTCGGCCATTCTGACCGTCTGCACCGGCAACATCTGCCGGTCACCACTGGCCGAGCAACTGATCCGTGCCCAGCTCCATGACAACGGACTCAGCACCTTTCAGGTGGTCAGTGCCGGCCTGCACGCTGCGGCAGGGGCGCCCATGGAGCCTCTCCCCGCTGCCCTGTCCAGGGAGTACGGCGGCAACCCGAATGGCTCGGTGGGCCGGCAGATCTCGGCCGAGGTTGTTGAGGCGGCCGGCCTGGTGCTGACCATGACCCGCAAGCAGCGCGACGAACTGGTGAAGAAGTATCCGGGTGCGGCACAGCGTGCGTTCACCATGGCCGAGTTCGCCCGCGCGGCAGCGATGGTCCCTTCAGGCGAAGGCACGGCAGCGCCGGCCGCGGCCAGCTGGGCATCGGTGACAGGCGCAGTGACGAACACTCCCTTGGCCGGTCTGGTCAGCCGAACAGCAGCCGTCCGGTCCACCGCCGAACTCCGCGACGAGGACGATATCCCGGACCCCATCAATGCCAGCGAGGCCGTGCACCGGGACGTTGCCCAGCGCATTGCCGGGCACTGCAAGGACGTTGCCGACATCCTCCGGAAGCACCTCTAA
- a CDS encoding VanZ family protein, translating to MVFPKVAHRWIQAMFGVYLVALALVVFLPAREASTVTGFVGVIAGWLSLLGLPFGAAAVGVEFAANIVLFIPFGAFLRLLRPALWNWWAAGLLAIGSSALIETVQLVVPGRVTALSDVVANTLGALLGLAVMKRLSTTFA from the coding sequence GTGGTTTTCCCGAAGGTCGCCCATCGCTGGATCCAGGCCATGTTCGGTGTGTATCTGGTGGCGTTGGCCTTGGTGGTCTTCCTGCCGGCGCGTGAAGCCAGCACCGTCACTGGGTTTGTCGGGGTCATTGCCGGGTGGCTTTCGCTGCTCGGCCTGCCGTTCGGTGCCGCCGCAGTGGGCGTGGAGTTCGCTGCCAACATTGTCCTGTTCATCCCGTTCGGGGCGTTTCTCCGCCTCCTCAGGCCCGCGCTGTGGAACTGGTGGGCGGCGGGGCTGCTCGCCATCGGATCGTCGGCATTGATCGAAACGGTGCAGCTGGTGGTTCCGGGGCGGGTCACAGCTTTGTCGGATGTTGTGGCGAACACCCTGGGAGCCTTGCTGGGTCTCGCGGTGATGAAGAGGCTTTCGACGACTTTCGCTTAG
- a CDS encoding GGDEF domain-containing protein gives MHADLARYRSALTEQARTDPLTKLHNRLKLTEDLGLLHSLDNHDYCLAMVDVDNFKSYNDIYGHQAGDAALVAIATTLAREVRKADAVYRFGGEEFLLVLQDQSPATAASVMERVRSAVHDLRIEHSGDPDGVLTISAGVSAFTDGHRAGSEQLLREADLALYAAKASGRNRVNLASALRME, from the coding sequence TTGCACGCAGACCTTGCACGCTACCGATCGGCGCTGACCGAGCAGGCGCGCACTGACCCCCTCACCAAGCTGCACAACCGCCTGAAACTCACGGAGGACCTGGGCCTCCTGCACAGCCTCGACAATCACGATTACTGCCTTGCGATGGTGGACGTGGACAACTTCAAGAGCTATAACGACATCTACGGGCACCAGGCCGGTGATGCCGCGCTGGTGGCGATCGCAACAACCCTTGCCCGCGAAGTCCGGAAAGCCGACGCCGTCTACCGCTTTGGTGGCGAAGAGTTCCTCTTGGTCCTGCAAGACCAGTCCCCTGCCACCGCCGCTTCCGTCATGGAACGTGTCCGGTCCGCGGTCCATGACCTGCGGATCGAGCACTCCGGAGATCCGGACGGTGTCCTGACCATCAGCGCCGGAGTCTCGGCCTTCACGGACGGGCACCGGGCAGGCAGCGAGCAACTCCTGCGTGAAGCCGATCTTGCCCTCTACGCGGCGAAGGCCTCCGGCCGAAACCGGGTGAACCTGGCCAGCGCGCTCCGCATGGAATGA